In a single window of the Patescibacteria group bacterium genome:
- the ybeY gene encoding rRNA maturation RNase YbeY, translating into MVSVDLHGRPPACLRELPLQKLLAMSFRLAGWSGAAAISIVFVSEPEMRRLNRERRGLDRPTDVLSFAYHELDRKERRLSDSGGLGDLIVCPGRVRRQAAEIGRPCAQELALVIVHGFLHLLGYDHNVPAREKKMFFLQQEVLLRTKVL; encoded by the coding sequence ATGGTGAGCGTTGATCTTCATGGTCGTCCGCCGGCGTGTCTCCGGGAACTGCCTCTGCAAAAATTACTCGCCATGTCTTTCCGGCTGGCTGGTTGGAGCGGCGCGGCCGCGATCTCGATCGTCTTCGTGAGCGAGCCGGAAATGCGGCGGCTGAATCGCGAGCGTCGCGGTCTCGATCGGCCGACCGACGTCCTGTCTTTCGCCTATCACGAGCTCGACCGGAAAGAACGTCGCCTGTCCGACAGCGGCGGACTCGGCGATCTCATCGTCTGTCCCGGCCGCGTGCGCCGCCAGGCGGCCGAGATCGGCCGGCCTTGCGCGCAGGAACTCGCTCTCGTCATCGTCCACGGGTTCCTCCACCTCCTTGGTTACGATCACAACGTCCCGGCCCGCGAAAAAAAGATGTTTTTTCTCCAACAAGAAGTCCTGCTCAGGACCAAAGTCCTCTGA
- the ftsA gene encoding cell division protein FtsA: MPNDQIFAGIDIGSCAVRIVVGQRLPVGDKESVHILGAAETVSEGVSRGTVISIEDAVSTVSSCLERVERMTGVPVSSAMIAIPGTHVSSLVSKGVVAVARPDGEIREDDVVRAIEAAQNIATPVNFEIIHVIPKTFTVDSQPGVKDPVGMTGIRLEVDAQIVQGLSAHIKNLTKCVYRTGVNIDDLVLGILAAAEVVVTPRQKELGVAVVNIGGSTTSIVVFEQGDIMHLATLPIGADHITSDIAIGLRTSIDIAEKVKLNYGRAVSKDLTKREEINLKEMGADSDEMVSLKYVANIIQSRAEEILEKVDGELKKIDRSGMLPAGIVITGGGAKVAGLTDLAKQKLRLPVSLGYPIGVTSITDKVTDLGYTTAIGLMQWAMREAEETPARRKGEWSKSKPVEKVTEHLKKWFGAMVH, from the coding sequence ATGCCCAATGATCAGATTTTCGCCGGAATAGACATCGGTTCGTGCGCCGTCCGCATCGTGGTCGGGCAGCGTTTGCCTGTCGGCGACAAGGAATCGGTCCACATCCTCGGCGCCGCGGAAACGGTTTCCGAGGGTGTCTCCCGCGGCACGGTCATCTCGATCGAGGATGCCGTCTCGACGGTTTCGAGCTGCTTGGAGCGCGTCGAGCGGATGACCGGCGTACCGGTGAGTTCCGCTATGATCGCCATTCCGGGAACGCACGTCTCTTCGCTCGTGAGCAAAGGCGTGGTCGCGGTGGCCCGTCCGGACGGCGAGATCCGCGAAGATGATGTCGTGCGGGCGATCGAGGCCGCGCAGAATATCGCCACCCCGGTCAATTTCGAGATCATTCACGTCATCCCCAAGACCTTCACCGTCGACTCCCAGCCGGGGGTCAAGGACCCGGTCGGCATGACCGGCATCAGGCTCGAGGTCGACGCGCAGATCGTCCAGGGGCTTTCCGCACATATCAAGAATCTCACCAAATGCGTTTATCGCACCGGCGTCAATATCGATGATCTGGTGCTTGGCATCCTGGCCGCGGCCGAGGTCGTCGTGACGCCCCGGCAGAAAGAATTGGGCGTGGCGGTCGTGAATATCGGCGGTTCGACCACCTCGATCGTGGTCTTCGAGCAGGGCGATATCATGCATCTTGCGACCTTGCCCATCGGCGCCGACCACATCACGAGCGACATCGCCATCGGGCTCAGGACGTCGATCGACATTGCCGAGAAGGTCAAACTGAATTACGGCCGCGCGGTCTCCAAGGATCTTACCAAACGCGAAGAGATCAATCTGAAGGAGATGGGCGCTGATTCGGATGAGATGGTCTCCTTGAAATACGTCGCCAACATCATCCAGTCCCGGGCCGAGGAGATCCTGGAGAAAGTCGATGGCGAACTCAAGAAGATCGACCGGAGCGGCATGCTGCCGGCCGGTATCGTGATCACCGGCGGCGGCGCCAAGGTCGCCGGACTCACTGACCTGGCCAAGCAAAAATTGCGTCTGCCGGTTTCGCTCGGCTATCCCATCGGCGTCACTTCGATCACGGACAAGGTCACGGATCTCGGCTACACGACCGCCATCGGACTCATGCAGTGGGCGATGCGGGAAGCTGAGGAAACGCCCGCGCGCCGCAAGGGCGAGTGGTCGAAATCCAAACCGGTCGAAAAAGTCACCGAGCATCTCAAGAAGTGGTTTGGCGCGATGGTCCACTGA
- a CDS encoding diacylglycerol kinase, with protein sequence MLDPKKLVKSFRYAARGIAKVAREEQNFRVELAAAAAVVVLMSVFDLSGAERSILTLAIALVLVLELLNSIFERMVDLFKPRLHPYVEDIKDIMAGTVFAAAIGSVIIAVLIFGPRLAALV encoded by the coding sequence ATGTTAGATCCGAAGAAATTAGTCAAAAGTTTCCGCTACGCCGCCCGCGGTATCGCCAAAGTCGCCCGCGAAGAGCAGAATTTTCGCGTTGAATTGGCCGCCGCCGCCGCGGTCGTCGTCCTCATGTCCGTATTCGATCTTTCCGGCGCGGAACGGTCGATTTTGACGCTTGCTATTGCACTTGTGCTCGTGTTAGAATTGCTGAACAGTATTTTTGAACGCATGGTCGATCTCTTCAAACCGCGCCTGCATCCGTATGTCGAAGACATCAAGGATATCATGGCAGGCACGGTTTTTGCTGCCGCGATCGGATCCGTGATCATCGCCGTGTTGATCTTCGGTCCGCGCCTGGCGGCGTTAGTTTGA